A window of Malania oleifera isolate guangnan ecotype guangnan chromosome 5, ASM2987363v1, whole genome shotgun sequence contains these coding sequences:
- the LOC131155888 gene encoding uncharacterized protein LOC131155888: MGKREMAVHPGNRDSSYHSWKANVITDALNRKSLGVVLPIVEIQHPIQMDSERLDVELMEGNQQTFIANLAGEEVSISDDGALRFRSRLFVLADTEIRRMILEEAHKLLYTVHLGSMKMYRNLRESFWWSDKKSEIAEFVKQCLTCEQIKVEHQSTKDQHGKDKTLYG, encoded by the exons ATGGGCAAGcgggagatggctgtgcaccctggaaaccgcgattccag ttaccactcaTGGAAAGCAAATGTGATAACTGATGCACTGAATCGAAAGTCACTAGGAGTAGTATTGCCAATAGTGGAGATTCAACACCCTATCCAAATGGATTCGGAGAGGTTAGATGTGGAGCTGATGGAGGGTAATCAACAgacattcattgccaacttggcg GGGGAGGAGGTCAGTATTTcggatgatggagccttgaggttccgttccagattattcGTTCTTGCAGACACTGAGatcaggaggatgatcttagaagaggctcataAACTCCTTTACACTGTGCATCTGGGTAGCATGAAAATGTATCGGAATCTacgggaatccttctggtggagcgacAAAAAGAGTGAGATTGCTGAATTCGTGAAACAGTGCTTGACGTGCGAGCagataaaggttgagcaccagagcaCCAAAGACCAGCACGGCAAAGACAAAACTCTATATGGGTAG